The following coding sequences lie in one Panicum virgatum strain AP13 chromosome 6N, P.virgatum_v5, whole genome shotgun sequence genomic window:
- the LOC120677574 gene encoding photosystem II core complex proteins psbY, chloroplastic-like, translating to MATIATMAMLKPAKIVARSAPPPSTSGSGVSLRSLPAAAKKKGGLAASASSPAAAAVAGAFFQALASSDAALAAQRVADVAAAADAGSDNRGQLLLFVVAPAIGWVLYNILQPALNQLNRMRSQALVAGAGLGAAAAAGMACAPEASAAQELAALAAAAAAPADDNRGLLLLIVVTPAIGWVLFNILQPALNQLNRMRSD from the coding sequence ATGGCGACCATAGCCACGATGGCCATGCTCAAGCCCGCCAAGATCGTGGcgcggtcggcgccgccgccgtccaccagcggcagcggcgtgtCGCTGCGCAGCCTTCCGGCGGCGGCCAAGAAGAAGGGAGGCCTGgccgcgtcggcgtcgtccccggccgcggcggcggtggcgggcgccTTCTTCCAGGCGCTGGCGTCGTCGgacgcggcgctggcggcgcagCGGGTGGcggacgtggcggcggcggcggacgcgggcAGCGACAACCGCGGCCAGCTGCTGCTCTTCGTGGTGGCGCCCGCCATCGGGTGGGTGCTCTACAACATCCTGCAGCCGGCGCTGAACCAGCTGAACCGCATGCGCAGCcaggcgctcgtcgccggcgctggcctcggcgcggccgccgccgcggggatggcgtgcgcgcccgagGCGTCCGCGGCGCAGGAGCTcgccgcgctggccgccgccgccgcggcccccgccGACGACAACCGGGGCCTCCTCCTGCTCATCGTCGTCACGCCCGCCATCGGCTGGGTGCTCTTCAACATCCTCCAGCCGGCGCTCAACCAGCTCAACCGCATGCGGTCCGactga
- the LOC120677575 gene encoding succinate dehydrogenase [ubiquinone] iron-sulfur subunit 1, mitochondrial-like isoform X2, which produces MAAAALLRRSPAARALLSPALSSRLVTSKHHSSSPAPPPPPKAPAAMKTFSIYRWDPDSPSTKPHLKDYQVDLSDCGPMVLDALLKIKNEQDPSLTFRRSCREGICGSCAMNIDGDNGLACLTKISSASSASTVSPLPHMFVIKDLVVDMTNFYNQYKSVEPWLKRKDPPSQEGKEILQTKADRAKLDGMYECILCACCSTSCPSYWWNPEEYLGPAALLHANRWIQDSRDQFTKERLDAINDEFKLYRCHTIKNCIHACPKGLNPAKQIDTIKKLQIDT; this is translated from the exons atggccgccgccgccctcctccgccgctcgccggcggctcgCGCGCTCCTCTCGCCGGCCCTCTCGTCCCGCCTCGTCACGTCCAAGCACCACTCCTCGtcccccgcgcctccgccgccgccgaaggcgCCCGCGGCCATGAAGACCTTCTCGATCTACCGGTGGGACCCGGACTCGCCATCGACGAAGCCGCACCTCAAGGACTACCAGGTGGACCTCTCCGACTGCGGGCCGATGGTGCTGGACGCgctgctcaagatcaagaacgaGCAGGACCCGTCGCTCACCTTCCGCCGCAGCTGCCGCGAGGGCATCTGCGGGAGCTGCGCCATGAACATCGACGGCGACAACGGCCTCGCCTGCCTCACCAAgatctcctccgcctcctcggccTCCACGGTCTCGCCGCTGCCCCACATGTTCGTCATCAAGGACCTCGTCGTCGACATGACCAACTTCTACAACCAGTACAAGAGCGTCGAGCCCTGGCTCAAGCGCAAGGACCCGCCGTCGCAGGAGGGCAAGGAGATCCTGCAGACCAAGGCCGACCGCGCCAAGCTCGACGGCATGTACGAGTGCATCCTctgcgcctgctgctcaacCTCGTGCCCATCCTACTGGTGGAACCCAGAGGAGTACCTCGGCCCGGCCGCGCTGCTGCACGCCAACAG GTGGATACAGGACAGCCGTGACCAGTTCACCAAGGAGCGCCTGGATGCCATCAATGATGAGTTCAAGCTCTACCGCTGCCACACTATCAAGAACTGCATTCACGCCTGCCCAAAGGGCCTGAACCCGGCTAAGCAGATCGACACGATCAAGAAGCTCCAGATCGACACCTAA
- the LOC120677575 gene encoding succinate dehydrogenase [ubiquinone] iron-sulfur subunit 1, mitochondrial-like isoform X1, with protein sequence MAAAALLRRSPAARALLSPALSSRLVTSKHHSSSPAPPPPPKAPAAMKTFSIYRWDPDSPSTKPHLKDYQVDLSDCGPMVLDALLKIKNEQDPSLTFRRSCREGICGSCAMNIDGDNGLACLTKISSASSASTVSPLPHMFVIKDLVVDMTNFYNQYKSVEPWLKRKDPPSQEGKEILQTKADRAKLDGMYECILCACCSTSCPSYWWNPEEYLGPAALLHANRLPLWGTLIKPKPNMFMHLQARGYHGVADKRNLLDHKRRLLAEKYELRGKLYKAVCRDPDLPLDMREEFRYKLSKLPRNSSMTRLRNRCIFTGRPRAVYKKFRMSRIMFRTLANKGELTGVKKASW encoded by the exons atggccgccgccgccctcctccgccgctcgccggcggctcgCGCGCTCCTCTCGCCGGCCCTCTCGTCCCGCCTCGTCACGTCCAAGCACCACTCCTCGtcccccgcgcctccgccgccgccgaaggcgCCCGCGGCCATGAAGACCTTCTCGATCTACCGGTGGGACCCGGACTCGCCATCGACGAAGCCGCACCTCAAGGACTACCAGGTGGACCTCTCCGACTGCGGGCCGATGGTGCTGGACGCgctgctcaagatcaagaacgaGCAGGACCCGTCGCTCACCTTCCGCCGCAGCTGCCGCGAGGGCATCTGCGGGAGCTGCGCCATGAACATCGACGGCGACAACGGCCTCGCCTGCCTCACCAAgatctcctccgcctcctcggccTCCACGGTCTCGCCGCTGCCCCACATGTTCGTCATCAAGGACCTCGTCGTCGACATGACCAACTTCTACAACCAGTACAAGAGCGTCGAGCCCTGGCTCAAGCGCAAGGACCCGCCGTCGCAGGAGGGCAAGGAGATCCTGCAGACCAAGGCCGACCGCGCCAAGCTCGACGGCATGTACGAGTGCATCCTctgcgcctgctgctcaacCTCGTGCCCATCCTACTGGTGGAACCCAGAGGAGTACCTCGGCCCGGCCGCGCTGCTGCACGCCAACAG GCTTCCGCTGTGGGGGACGCTTATCAAACCAAAACCCAACATGTTCATGCACCTTCAAGCTCGAGGATACCATGGGGTGGCAGACAAGAGAAACCTGCTGGACCACAAACGTAGATTGCTTGCAGAAAAATATGAGCTAAGAGGAAAGCTGTATAAGGCTGTCTGTAGGGACCCTGATCTTCCGTTGGATATGCGGGAAGAGTTTCGCTATAAGTTGTCAAAGTTGCCAAGAAATAGCTCAATGACACGCCTTAGAAACCGCTGCATTTTCACAGGCCGCCCTCGCGCTGTCTACAAGAAATTCCGCATGTCCCGTATTATGTTCCGCACATTGGCGAACAAGGGTGAACTGACAGGGGTAAAGAAAGCATCTTGGTAG